A region from the Candidatus Electrothrix scaldis genome encodes:
- a CDS encoding IS1380 family transposase, which yields MKSKQNKRSARVSPKKIQINKGAKGVTAQAGLIPAVKFLQKHNVGQLIQETLEHQRGATATYDAVDIIFLPLIAIIGGARSISNIATVWADSVLCRIAGWRLIPDETTFGRLFRTFSYRHINNLEVLNHRLRARMWRKGLRSGKSKVGAAHCLVVDVDSTEKTVYGSQQGAAKGFNPHKRGAKSYHPLLAFCAESKEILQGWLRCGNAYTSNGIVEFTKQLLAHLPNGTRILFRGDSGFFVGALLDLLDQYGHSYLIKVKLKGLVTLLSKQSWEPVPGQAGWEQCIFFHKCTTWSSTRLFVAVRREKPADPAKPATLFEMKEFDYFCYVVSEIADPWQVHKRYGQRATCETWIEEAKNQTALVHIKTEDFWANSVLFQTAILAYNTIRWMALLSGNAVLRRWEPGTIRTFLVRVAGKYTTGGRQQKLFVPERMLYSTQWDDWVAVGLY from the coding sequence ATGAAGTCTAAACAGAATAAACGATCTGCCCGAGTCTCGCCCAAAAAAATACAAATTAATAAAGGAGCAAAAGGGGTTACAGCACAGGCAGGCTTGATTCCTGCCGTAAAGTTCCTGCAAAAACATAATGTTGGCCAGCTTATCCAGGAAACTTTAGAACATCAACGCGGAGCCACCGCCACTTATGATGCAGTTGATATAATATTTCTCCCTTTGATAGCTATTATCGGCGGAGCTCGTTCTATCAGCAATATTGCAACAGTCTGGGCAGATAGCGTACTTTGCCGGATAGCAGGATGGCGGTTAATCCCGGACGAAACAACCTTTGGCCGCCTTTTTCGAACATTCAGCTATCGTCATATCAATAACCTGGAAGTTCTTAATCATCGGTTGCGTGCTCGCATGTGGCGTAAGGGATTGCGATCCGGGAAAAGTAAAGTCGGTGCAGCCCACTGTCTGGTTGTTGATGTGGATTCCACAGAAAAGACGGTATACGGTTCTCAGCAAGGAGCGGCCAAAGGGTTTAATCCACATAAACGCGGTGCAAAATCGTATCATCCTCTGCTTGCATTTTGCGCTGAAAGCAAAGAGATATTGCAAGGGTGGCTTCGATGCGGCAATGCCTATACAAGTAATGGTATTGTCGAGTTTACCAAGCAACTTCTGGCACACCTTCCCAATGGAACCCGGATTTTGTTCAGGGGCGACAGCGGTTTTTTTGTTGGTGCCCTGCTTGATCTTTTGGATCAGTATGGTCATAGTTACCTGATCAAGGTTAAGCTCAAGGGGCTGGTCACCCTTCTGTCCAAACAATCCTGGGAGCCGGTCCCCGGGCAGGCCGGTTGGGAACAATGTATCTTTTTTCATAAATGTACGACCTGGTCTTCGACCCGACTCTTTGTTGCGGTCCGCAGAGAGAAACCGGCTGACCCGGCAAAACCAGCGACCCTGTTTGAGATGAAGGAGTTCGATTACTTCTGTTATGTGGTCAGTGAGATTGCTGATCCATGGCAGGTCCACAAACGATACGGCCAACGAGCAACTTGTGAAACCTGGATTGAGGAAGCAAAAAACCAGACTGCGTTGGTACATATCAAGACAGAAGATTTCTGGGCAAATAGTGTGTTGTTTCAAACTGCTATTCTGGCATACAACACGATACGATGGATGGCTTTATTGAGCGGTAATGCTGTATTACGTCGCTGGGAGCCAGGTACAATTCGTACATTTCTCGTTCGGGTGGCTGGGAAGTATACTACTGGTGGACGGCAGCAAAAGCTATTTGTTCCCGAACGAATGCTGTATTCCACTCAGTGGGATGACTGGGTGGCGGTGGGGCTGTACTGA
- a CDS encoding AlpA family phage regulatory protein produces the protein MEAAMTAVLLRLGQVEQATGLKKSAIYARIKTGDFPVAVRLGSRSVAWRSDDIQEWIDALPKVKQEGTA, from the coding sequence ATGGAAGCAGCAATGACAGCGGTACTGCTCAGATTGGGGCAGGTGGAACAGGCCACCGGATTAAAGAAGAGTGCGATTTATGCCAGGATCAAGACCGGAGATTTTCCGGTAGCGGTTCGGCTGGGCAGTCGGTCGGTTGCGTGGCGTTCGGATGATATTCAGGAATGGATTGACGCTTTACCAAAGGTGAAACAGGAGGGCACAGCATGA
- a CDS encoding DUF4065 domain-containing protein: protein MKLQKLAYYAKVWSLVAGRPCTDALFERWEYGPVNRPIFFSYKEFSKQPIPAPANPSQQHIADEDAELLKFILDHYVNHSAVALSAMTHKEKPWKETPPDQVISDQVIQDYYSAFSFAKNFQGKSWKEGTYYVLKTNSWYSFTMDMSEEEAETYASYPSYENYLERRKKSDLSVQRFMQKFF from the coding sequence ATGAAATTGCAGAAACTGGCCTATTATGCAAAGGTATGGTCACTTGTTGCAGGCAGGCCGTGTACAGATGCTCTGTTTGAGCGGTGGGAATACGGCCCGGTGAACAGACCTATCTTTTTTTCCTATAAGGAGTTCAGCAAGCAGCCTATTCCAGCCCCTGCAAATCCTTCACAGCAGCACATAGCGGATGAAGATGCAGAGCTGTTGAAATTCATCCTTGATCATTATGTGAACCATTCCGCCGTTGCTCTGAGTGCGATGACGCATAAAGAAAAACCTTGGAAAGAGACACCACCCGATCAGGTCATTTCCGATCAGGTTATTCAGGATTACTATTCCGCATTCTCCTTTGCAAAAAACTTTCAGGGGAAATCCTGGAAGGAAGGAACATACTATGTGCTGAAAACCAATTCCTGGTATTCATTCACTATGGATATGAGCGAAGAAGAGGCGGAAACCTATGCTTCATATCCTTCTTATGAAAACTACTTGGAGCGGCGGAAAAAGTCTGATCTGTCGGTACAACGCTTCATGCAGAAGTTTTTCTGA
- a CDS encoding DUF3987 domain-containing protein, whose amino-acid sequence MTLAKNIAHELGKGKEKKNGTGWLTCCPVHGDNTPSLSIRDKGDSGGSPDITVQCHAGCDFRAVKDEIRVRGLLAEWEPGNGQRKPRNGSKTSAGGGKNNLPAFIWKQSRKETEAEEVIKKAFAFRGIELEKIPPNMRLNEHRGERSIVCVMQHPLETKTAEEPQALHMTLLNTKGEKTGTRYQGEKKGLAVMLPGNDSSRLVIGEGLETTFSARQAMGYSGMVCGDAGNLAAVNRINDRFRKVYILVDSDTKEKNCTGQRAALEAAENIAQANNRASVFLVTPDDSCFTDQPLKKDFNDLSAEAIQERFAQAAKVSGELVEELKLNMEWKEPLPIKDELPQVEPMREDMIPESFRAWVIEAADRMQVPVDYLVVPLLVVCGSVIGTSCRISPKQLDDWSVVPNLWGGIVGPPSMMKSPALNEAVNKTLGRLEAKSGKEYQAAQDKYKADEMVAKARQKKLKGDIDKAVQHPKTTDKSPEELAAELQKIRTGKPVERRYKTNDSSIEKIVELLRDNPRGLLYFRDELIALFRRMERAGNEQDRSFMLEAWSGDGCHVDDRIGRGTVRAENICISLLGSIQPDKIAEYLNRAVANGENDGFVQRLQLMVYPDPVKNWQYIDRKPDTEAKNRGYNVIEALAKLEVMPPEPTDDKPFLRFSEQGQVIFQKWLTRLQLEKLEDENDHPIILEHLAKYRSLMPSLALIFHLIECVDMGRNPDPISKEAARTAAEWCNYLESHARRIYSLALNPGKRGGETLAKKIKSRTLKDGFKLRDIQMKKWSLLSSRESIQDALDWLIEKHWIQETEPERSTAQGGRPPACSYRINPKIFSL is encoded by the coding sequence ATGACCTTAGCGAAAAATATAGCTCATGAGTTGGGCAAAGGGAAAGAGAAGAAAAACGGAACCGGGTGGCTGACCTGTTGCCCGGTGCATGGCGATAACACCCCGTCTTTGTCGATTCGTGACAAGGGAGACAGCGGCGGCTCTCCTGATATAACCGTTCAATGCCATGCAGGATGTGATTTCAGAGCCGTGAAAGATGAAATCCGAGTTAGAGGATTGCTGGCGGAATGGGAGCCGGGAAACGGCCAGCGTAAACCACGCAACGGCAGCAAAACCAGCGCAGGCGGCGGAAAAAACAATCTGCCCGCTTTCATCTGGAAGCAGTCAAGGAAGGAGACAGAGGCCGAAGAGGTAATTAAAAAGGCGTTCGCTTTCCGGGGTATTGAGCTTGAAAAAATCCCTCCGAATATGCGACTGAATGAGCACAGGGGGGAACGCTCCATAGTTTGCGTTATGCAGCACCCTCTTGAAACAAAGACCGCAGAAGAACCGCAGGCTCTCCATATGACCCTGTTGAATACGAAAGGGGAAAAGACCGGTACTCGTTATCAGGGAGAAAAGAAGGGCCTTGCCGTTATGCTGCCGGGCAACGACAGCAGCCGTCTTGTAATCGGTGAAGGTTTGGAAACCACTTTTTCCGCAAGGCAGGCGATGGGCTACAGCGGCATGGTCTGCGGAGATGCGGGCAACCTTGCCGCTGTGAATCGCATAAACGACAGGTTCAGGAAAGTCTATATTCTTGTTGATTCGGACACAAAGGAGAAAAACTGCACCGGACAGCGGGCGGCACTTGAAGCAGCGGAGAACATAGCACAGGCAAACAACAGGGCCTCTGTCTTTCTTGTTACCCCTGATGATTCTTGTTTCACGGATCAGCCCTTGAAAAAGGACTTCAACGACCTGTCCGCCGAAGCGATACAAGAGCGATTTGCACAAGCTGCCAAGGTATCAGGCGAACTGGTTGAAGAATTAAAGCTGAACATGGAATGGAAAGAACCGCTGCCGATTAAGGATGAATTGCCGCAGGTTGAGCCGATGCGTGAGGACATGATACCTGAATCATTCCGGGCATGGGTAATTGAAGCAGCGGACAGAATGCAGGTTCCTGTTGATTATCTGGTTGTGCCTCTGCTGGTTGTCTGCGGTTCGGTTATCGGGACTTCCTGCCGGATCAGCCCGAAGCAGTTGGATGACTGGAGCGTGGTTCCCAACCTTTGGGGCGGCATTGTCGGGCCTCCTTCTATGATGAAATCACCCGCATTGAATGAGGCGGTCAATAAAACCCTTGGCAGACTGGAAGCCAAGTCCGGGAAGGAGTACCAAGCGGCGCAGGATAAATACAAAGCCGATGAAATGGTAGCCAAGGCGAGACAGAAAAAGCTCAAAGGTGACATTGACAAAGCGGTGCAGCATCCGAAGACGACAGATAAAAGCCCTGAAGAGCTGGCCGCAGAGCTGCAAAAAATCCGTACCGGGAAGCCTGTTGAACGTCGCTACAAGACCAACGACAGCAGCATTGAAAAAATTGTTGAGCTGTTGCGAGATAATCCACGGGGCTTGCTTTATTTCCGGGATGAGCTGATAGCCCTGTTCCGACGTATGGAACGGGCAGGCAACGAGCAGGACAGATCCTTTATGCTGGAAGCCTGGAGCGGTGACGGCTGTCATGTTGATGACCGAATAGGCCGGGGCACGGTCAGAGCTGAGAATATCTGCATATCCCTTTTGGGCAGTATCCAACCGGACAAGATAGCGGAATATCTCAACAGAGCTGTTGCCAACGGTGAAAACGACGGGTTTGTGCAACGGTTGCAGCTTATGGTTTATCCCGATCCTGTCAAAAACTGGCAGTATATCGACCGAAAGCCGGACACTGAAGCGAAGAACAGAGGCTACAACGTCATTGAGGCATTGGCAAAGCTTGAAGTCATGCCGCCCGAACCCACGGACGATAAACCCTTTTTGCGCTTTTCAGAGCAGGGGCAGGTGATTTTTCAGAAATGGCTGACCCGGTTGCAACTGGAAAAGCTGGAAGATGAAAACGACCACCCGATTATCCTTGAGCATCTGGCAAAATATCGTTCTCTTATGCCTTCATTGGCCCTTATCTTCCATTTAATCGAGTGCGTGGACATGGGCCGCAATCCTGACCCGATAAGTAAAGAGGCGGCAAGGACAGCGGCGGAGTGGTGCAACTACCTTGAAAGCCATGCACGGCGGATTTACTCCCTTGCGCTCAATCCCGGCAAAAGGGGCGGTGAGACATTGGCAAAGAAGATAAAGAGCAGAACCCTGAAAGACGGTTTCAAGCTGCGGGATATTCAAATGAAGAAGTGGAGCCTGCTTTCTTCACGGGAGAGTATCCAGGATGCGCTTGACTGGCTGATTGAAAAGCATTGGATTCAAGAGACGGAACCGGAAAGAAGCACAGCGCAGGGAGGCAGACCGCCCGCCTGTTCCTATAGGATCAACCCCAAAATATTTTCATTATGA